Sequence from the Bryobacteraceae bacterium genome:
AGGTGGGCTTCAACGCGCGGAAGACGTCGACCAACGACGCGTTCACCACATTCAACCCGGCCATCACGAGTGCGCTGAACGTACAGTTCAGCCAGCCGCTGTGGCGCAACCGGGGAAGCTACGTGAACCGGATCCCGGTGATGATCGCCTCGAGCCGCCTGAGGCGGAGCGAGTACGACATGAAGGACCAGTTGATCCAGATCCTCCAGCGCGCCGAGCTGGCGTACTGGCAGGTGGTTCAGATGCGCGAGTTCCTGCGCGTGCAGGAAGGGTCCCTGCAGGTGGCGGGCGAGTTCCTGAAGCGCAGCCAGCGGGAACTGGAACTGGGCGCGATCTCCGCGCTCGACATCTACCAGCCGCAGCAGAACTACGCCAACGCCGAAGTCCGCGTGACGCAGGCGCGATACCAGTTGCAGCAGGCGGAGGATCAACTGCGGCGGCAAATGGCGGCCGATCTCGATCCGGAGATCCGGAACCTGCCGATCGTTCTTACCGAGACGGTGCAGACGCCTTCGGACGATCGTCCGCTCGACAAGGAACTCTATGTCGAAACGGCGTATCAGAAGCGGCCCGACCTACGGGCGCAGTTGCAGGATCTCGACGTGGACGATCTGAACTACCAGCAGGCGAAGAACGCCCTGAAGCCGGACTTCGCGCTGACCGGCCAGTTCACCTCGAACGGCCGCGGCGGCAACTTCATTCCGCGCAGCAACAACCTCGGCACCGGGATCACGCTGGCGAACCAGTTGATCCCCGGCGGCTTTGGCGACGCGCTGAACTACGTTTTCGGCTTCGACTTCCCCACCTATCAGATGGGGCTGCAACTGCGGCTTCCGCTGCGGAACCGGGCGGCGCAGGCCGACCTGGCCGACGCCGTCGTTAGCAAGCGCCTGAACTCGCTCCGTGCGCGAAACATCCAGCAGGCCATCCGCCAGGACGTGCTCAATGCCGTGACGCGCGTCGAGTCCTCTCGGGCCGGCGTCAAGCTCGCCCAAGTCGCCCTGGACTTCTCGCTGAAACGGCTGGACGCGGAGCAGAAGCGGTACGACCTCGGCGTCAGCACGATCTTCCTATTGATTCAGGCGCAGCAGGATCTTATTTCGGCTCAGGCCGAGGTGGTGACCCAATCCGTGCAGTACCGGCGGGATCTGCTGAATCTCGAACGCGTCACTGGTAACCTGCTCGAATCGCGCGGCGTGGTCGTAGAATAGCGGTTTGGGCCGCATCCGCGTTCTCTCCGACGTCGTCGCCAACAAGATCGCGGCGGGCGAGGTCGTTGAGCGCCCCGCCTCGGTTGTCAAAGAACTGCTTGAAAACTCGCTCGACGCCCGGGCCAGGCGCGTGCGGCTGGAGATCGAAGCCGGCGGACGCAGGCTGATCCGGATCGCCGACGACGGGCACGGGATGCTGCGCGACGACGCGCTACTGGCCTTCGAGCGGCACGCGACATCGAAGCTCGCCGATGTCAAAGAGCTGTTTTCGATCGCGACGCTCGGATTCCGCGGCGAGGCGCTTCCTTCGATTGCGTCGGTGTCGCGGTTGACGCTCGAGACACGATCCGACGATGAGCCGACGGGGACCGTCGTCGAGTTCGCGGGTGGGAAGCTGCTGCGATGCGACGAAACGGCGCTCGCCACGGGCACGACGATCACGGTGCGGGATCTGTTCTATAACGTGCCGGCGCGGCGGAAGTTCCTGCGGTCCGAGCAGACCGAACTGGCGCACATCGCCTCGCTGGTGACGCACTACTCGCTCGCCTATCCGGAGAAGTCGTTCGAGCTGCGGCACAACGGCAACGAACTGCTGGCGGTGACTCCGGTGGCGAAGATCGGCGAACGGGTGTTCCAGGTGTTCGGGTCACAGACGATTTCGGACCTGGTGGAGATCCCCGAGCGGATTCACTCGATCGGCGGGACGCCGGAGGAGCGGGCCGACGCGTTCCGGCTGCGCGGGTTCGTGTCGCGGCCGCAAGTGCAGAAGTTCAACCGGAACTCGATCTACCTTTTCGTCAACGGACGGCTGATTCGCGACCGTGTGCTGCTGCACGCGCTATCGGCCGCCTACCGCAACCTGATTCCTCCGGATGCATACCCATTCGCGCTGCTGTTTCTCGACTGCCCGGCGGAGGAGGTAGACGTCAACGTGCATCCTTCGAAGATCGAAGTCCGGTTCCAGCACTCGAGCTTCGTGCACGACTTCGTGCGGGACGCGGTGCGGGAGATGCTGGTGGAGGCGCGGCCCGTATCGACGCTGCCGCTGGCGGCGCCTGGTCCGCAGGGAGCGGCGCAACTTCCCTACTCCGAGTTCAGCCAGCGAATGATGGCGGCGCCGTTCCCGAACGAGGCGCCGGCGGAATCGGCGAAGCCGCCAGTGCCGGAGGGCAACCTGCCGCAGTTCACGCTGCGGGGAACCACGGTGTTCACGCCGCCGAAGCTGGATTTTTCCGGCGGCTCGATTCCCGTGGACGCGCCGGCGACGCCGCCTGCATCGCCCCGCCGCGGCGCCGTTCCCGACACCCACGGCGCGCTGCCTCCGGAGCTCTACGCGGAAGCGGGTGCGAGCCTCGACGCGCTCCGCGACCTCCGACCGCTGGGCCAGCTTCACGCAAGCTTCATCCTCGCCGCCGGACCCGACGGGCTCTGGATCATCGACCAGCATGTGGCGCACGAGCGCGTCCTGTTCGAGAAAGTCCTCCGCCAGATGGCGGCCGGCGAAGTGGAGAAGCAGCAGTTGCTGATGCCGATCGTTCTCGAACTCACCGCCGGCCAAGTCATCGAGTTCGAACGCCTCGAGGCCGACCTCCGCGCCATCGGGTTCGAGATCGAACCATTCGGACCGCGCGCCATCGCCATCAGCGCCACGCCCTCCGATCTCAGCGCGGCCGAAGTGGAGCGCGTGCTCTTCGAGATCCTCGAGATCGCCGACAAGGAACTCCGGCAGACTTCGGTGGAGGAGATCCGAGCCAACATGGCGGCGTCCATCGCCTGCCGCGCCGCGATCAAGATCAACATGCCGCTCGACCTGACGAAGATGCAGTGGCTGCTCGCCGAACTCGCGGCAACGGAGTTTCCGATGAGCTGCCCGCACGGGCGTCCGATCGCGCTACGCTATGGGACACGGGAAATCCTGAAGGGCTTTCACCGGATATGAGTCTTGTCGTTCAAGACATGCGCACAAATCAGGCGTAGTCGAGTCAAAATGATAGATGCGTACGCCCAACGACTCCACACCTGGATCAAATCGCTCTTCTGGTAGACAAAATCCGTTGCTTTTCGCCCTGAGCGGGCCTATACTTAGACCACCTAAGGTTGAAAAGGCCGCCATGAAGAGAAGAGAAGAGAAGAGAAGAGAAGAGAAGCATCGGTTGTTGGAATATCGGCCAACGCGCTGATGCTGGTAGTTCTTACGACCCAGTCCGCCGGCGCGGCTCTGCCCACACTCGTTTCTGCAACGCCTGACAGCGGCACCTCGGTTAACCAGACATTCTCTTTCACAGCCTCCGACACCGACGGCTGGTTGAACCTCAGTCGGCTCGACATCATTTTCAATCGATACTACGACGCTGAGAACGCATGCTATTTCACTTATCACAGAACCACCAACATCATCTATTTAGTTAAAGATAACGGAAACGCAGGGGACCCATTGGCGATGCCACTGGGTGGGGGAGTTCCGCAGGTCGAGAACTCTCAGTGTATCGTTTTCAATAGTGGGACTGTTGCGACAGGCTCAGGCAATCAGTTGACTCTGAAGGCCAGGGTGACCTTCAAACAGTTGAAGCCTCCTTCCGGGCCTCACTTCTACGGTCATCACGTTATTTGGGTATCAGCGATGGATGCGAGTGGAAACAGCACTGGCCTCCGGCCACTTGGCGTCCACCGAGTCACCCATCCGGGATCGGCGCCCGCACCTATCCCTCAAGTGCTTTCGCTCGAGCCGGGCTACGGCGGAGGTGCGGCGCTTACAACTCAGACAATCCGAGTGGACTATCACTCACCGCACACGGCTGGCATTTCCAGTGCCCAAGTCCTGATCAATACCGTTTTGGATGGACACTACGCCTGCTACATCACGTGGTCCAGGGCGAACAACAGCCTATATCTCTTCAACGACGCGGCCACGGCGTACTCGCCAATACCGCTCGGTGGAACTGCTTCCCACGCCAACTCCCAGTGCACTGTCTACGCGTCCGGAAGTTCGGCGGTCGACTATGGTGAATACCTTGCCCTAACCATTCGAGTTAGCGCCACTTCGACATTTGCGAACAGTCCGTTCAGGGCGATCTACGTGGGCGCGCAACTCTCTACCCAACTGGGTGGAGCTAATACGGGATGGCATCCCGCTGCTGGATGGAATATTCGGACGGCGCCCGACGTCACCGCTCCAATCTTGACAAAGCCAGTTGTTAGCGTCACTTCGACCGGAGCAAGATTCGAATGGCAGTCTAATGAACTGGCCGATTCCCAGGTCCTCGTCACAGGCGGGCCATCCTCTCCCCTCGATCCCACGAAGCGCATATCCCAAAAGGCCGAGATCCTTTTCGGGCTTGCCCCGGCAACAACGTACTCTTTCACAGTGTACTCGCGGGATTCGGCCGGGAACACTGGAACGGCGACTGGCCAGTTCCGTACGGCCGATGCGGTGCCGATTGTCAGTTCGAGCAACCTTGTCGGCTGTGAGGCCAACCCGCCCGCCTTGTGTCGTCCCTTGCCGGGCTTGCGCTGGGAGGCGACCGGCGCGGCAGGCACTGACGCCGTCGGGAATCAGCTGTGGGCGCACGGCTGGTGGGACGAAGACACCAAGCGTTCCTACATCTCAATGTGGAACGTGACGCAGTTCACCGGGCAGAACCAGCTTCCGCCCAAGGCGCCCGAGGGCGAAACGCAGATCGTTCTTGCCGACCTCAACATTGCATGGGATCTCAAGAACCACCGGTGGCTCTACGTAGGGCTGACTGGCGACGAGATATGGTTCGGGGCTTCGACAGATGCGTCGGGTAACATGTGGAAGGGGCCATGGAAGATCATTGGTCTGGGCACGACTGCTGGGGTTAATCAGTGGGACTATCCTTCCGTGGCGGTTGCCGACAACGGTGACGTTCTTCTTGGCGCAGTCGGAGTCAATAGTGCAACAGAGAAGGGTGTGGGGTATGCGGTCAAGAAGGTCTCGGAAGGAGACCTGAACCTACTCATGAACGGCATGACTCCCGAAGGCTTTGATCTTAGCCCTTCGTCCTTCCTGAGTGTCGCCACTGTTGGCCTACCGCCCGGTAGTAGTTTTGGAACCGGCGGCCGAATCATCGTGTCCAACCAGCAGTATCATGTATTTGCCCCGGAACTGAATGCATCGAACCTCCCGGTCAACATCGTCCATCGAACATCGACCAATGCTACGAGTTGGAGCCCCGGAGGTCTCGGCACATATCTATTGCCGTTTTCGCCGCCGAAGAATGAGACGGACACAACTGACCTCGGTGAAAGGACCTTCTTTTCTCCGTCTCAGTTGGCGGCAGCCGGTGACCCGAGGGTTGACGGCCGGTGGATTGTGGGTTTCCAGTTCGCGAACGGAGTCTACAACAATGTAGCAGTGTGTTCTGAGGATCGCGGTTGTGGGTACATCAATACAGGCGGTGCGGACCAGTTCTTACCAGGTGTGGGTCTTTCTCCTGGGGGAATGAATCCAGCTTATTGGGTTTCGTATCACACGATTCTGGGTTCAGCCTCTGTTCCCGGCTACACCATCGACCTGCACGGCTGGGCTCTGCCGCACCTCCAGCAACCGGTTGGAAAGGTCCTGGAGACGAAGATCTATCCCGTGGGGTTCACCACAAGACCTAACCGCTGTGAATTCGCGCCCTGCAGGGCCCCCGGGGACTTCATGACCATGGCTGCTCAGCTAGTTCCCGCCGCAAACTCCGCGAGTGTACCGTATATCCATCCCCGGTGGCAGCAAGCAGCAACCGGCTCTGACTGCTCTGGTCCCGAACCCGGGTGCATTGTGAATGGGAACAACCTCGAACAGAAGTTCCTCCGGCTGCAACTGGGTGGCGTATCATCGCCGGACAGGCTTGACGGTGAGTGGGTGTTCGTTCCGCCGGGCACACCGCTGCCTGCCGGCGCCCCGCACTTACAGCGCGCGCCCCTTCCTGGGCTGCGGTCGAAGTGGGTGAAGGACTTGGAAGATGCCCGCTCGCGGAGGTAGCTTCATGCTGATTCGTCTGTTGCTTTTGGCCTTGCCCGTCACGGGTTGCATGGCGACCGCCCAGGCCCAGATTCCAGTTCTCGTCGGTCCCGCGATCGTCGGAGCGGGCACCCATCCGGAGCCGCTGTACCTTTCTCCCGGACAGATCATCACGGTGTACGCAACCGGAATCGGAGACAAGGTCACGGAGCGTATCCGAGCGACATCCCAACCATGGCCCACGGAACTCAGCGGAATTTCGGCGGAACTCATTGGACCTGGTTGGAAACCCGCGATCGGCCAGGTAGAGCCCTTGGCCACCTGCCCGGAATGGGGAATAATACCGAATCTACGGTGTGGACGGTTGCTGGCGGTGACGCTACAGGTTCCGTTCGAGATTAATTCGGAACTCAAAATGAATTCCAACTTCCTTCTTACGCTGGTATTGCGGGACGGCGATGGCAATGTCACTGGCGCAGCGGACGTGTTGCCGTACAAAGGCCAGCCAAAGATACTCAGATACTGCGAGGTGGCGCTGTTGCCGAACGTCAACGGAGTAACGCGCGGCGCGAGCGATTGTTCGCCGCTCGTGTATCATGCCGACGGAACGAGAGTACACAGCGCCAATCCCGCCAAGGAAGACGAACCGCTGACGATCTATCTCTACGGTCTGAGTGAGTTTGCGGGGCTGGCCTACGAGGGCGCCCGAACCGGATACCCGGCCGGCAGGGCGATTGACATGCGCGAGTCCTATTTCATGAACTACGAGTTCGGCGACAACGTCGAGCTCACCTTTGGACGCAGCCAACCCCGGCTCCAAGCCGACTACATCGGCACTGCCCCATCCGAGGTGGGCTTGTTTCAGGCGAACTTCCGCGTACCGCGAATCCCAAGCGGAGTCCGCCCATGCGGGCAGACAATCGCGGATCCAATATCCAACTTAAGTATTGGGATCGGAAGAGGCTCGCTATCCGAGAACCTCAAGGTCAGCCCGAAGCGCCTTCCCTTCGACTGGATCGGTCTCTGCGTCGATCCCGCTTCACGGCGTCCAGACTAACATTAACGACGCGGTTCCTACAGCGGCAGGATCTCTTCCCGCCCGGCGTTGAACTTCAGCCGCCGCCTCTGCGCGTTGCCTCCGGATTCGTACGCCGAAACCGGCCCCGGCTTCGACGCCCTCCGCGCCATCGGGTTCGAGATCGAACCATTCGGACCGCGCGCCATCGCCATCAGCGCCACGCCCGGCGACCTCAGCGCGGCCGAAGTGGAGCGCGTGCTCTTCGAGATCCTCGAGATCGCCGACAAGGAACTCCGGCAGACTTCGGTGGAGGAGATCCGCGCCAACATGGCGGCGTCGATCGCCTGCCGGGCCGCGATCAAGATCAACATGCCGCTCGACCTAACGAAGATGCAGTGGCTGCTCGCCGAACTGGCGGCAACGGAGTTTCCGATGAGCTGCCCGCACGGGCGTCCGATCGCGCTACGCTATGGGACACGGGAAATCCTCAAGGGCTTTCACCGGATTTAGCCGCAATGCTCGATCGGCGCACGCTTCTCCTCAACTCGCTGCTGGCGGGTTGCGCCGCCCAGCGCACGCGCGCCGCCGTGGAGAACGTTTCACTCACGGCGCTGGCGGCCGCGCTCGCCCGCGGCGACATCACATCCGTGCAACTGGTGAACGCCTACCTCGAGCGCATCCAGTCAATCGACCGCTCCGGACCGCGGATCAACTCCGTCATCGAGATCAACCCGGATGCGCTCGACATCGCCCGCCAGCGCGATGCAGGGCCACCGCGGGGGCCACTGCACGGCCTGCCCATCCTCATCAAAGACAACATCGACACAGCGGACCGGATGCACACCACCGCCGGGTCGCTCGCCCTGATCGACGCGCCCCGGCCGGAGCGGGACGCACCGCTGGTGAAGCGCCTCCGCGACGCCGGCGCCGTGATCCTGGGCAAGACCAACCTCAGCGAATGGGCCAATATCCGATCCACGCGATCCACCAGCGGCTGGAGCGGGCGCGGCGGACAGACCCGCAATCCGCACGCGCCGGAGCGCAATCCTTCGGGATCGAGTTCCGGGTCCGGAGCCGCCGTCGCCGCCAGCCTGTGTGCGGCCGCGGTGGGCACGGAGACTGACGGTTCGATCGTTTCGCCCTCTTCGATCAACGGCATCGTGGGCATCAAGCCGACGCTCGGATTGATCAGCCAGGAAGGCATCATCCCGATCGCGCATAGCCAGGATACCGCCGGGCCGATGGCCCGCACGGTCACCGACGCAGCGCTACTGCTTTCGGCAATGAACGAGCGGGGCCTGGACTTCCAGGCCGGTATCCGGAAGGATGCGCTGCGCGGCGTCCGGCTGGGCGTGGCTCGGCAGTTTTTCGGCGGCAACCCGGACGTGGTGAGGCTCGCCGAAAGGGCCATCGAACTTTGCCGACGCGCCGGAGCCGAGATCGTGGATCCGGTGGAATTGCCGCAGGGGTATGGCGGCGACGAGTTCACGGTGCTGAAGTACGAACTGAAGGCCGATCTCAGCGCCTACCTGGCGGCGCGAGGCGGCCCGGTGGCGTCGCTCAAGCAAGTGATCGAGTTCAACGAGCGCGAGAGGGGCCGGGAGATGCCGCACTTCGGGCAGGAAACGTTCATTGCCGCCGAGGCGCTGGGCGGCCTGGACAGCAAGCCCTACCTGGACGCGTTGCGGAATTCGAAGCGGATGGCCGGGCGCGACGGCATTGATGCGGCGATGGACCAGCACAAGCTCGACGCGATCGTTTCCCCCACGGACGGCCCGGCCTGGCTCACCGACTATGTCAATGGGGATCACTATGGCAATACGGGCTGCTCCACTCCGCCGGCTGTCGCCGGATACCCGCATGTCACGCTTCCGGCGGGCCTAGTGCATGGCCTGCCGGTGGGGTTTTCCTTCTTCGGCCGCGCGAACACCGATCAGTTGCTGGTCAACTACGCGGTGGCGCTCGAAGCGGCGCTTCCATAGCGGCAGGAAGTCCGGCGTGGACTCGAGTGACGCGATGTCGCTCTGCCGCCTTTGCGTTGCCAGTCTCGGCTGGCTGGCAACCGGCCCAGGCACAGACGCCAGCCGCTGCACCACATCCGAGCCAGCTCGTCACGGTGTACGCCAGCGGTATCGGAGAAAAGCTTCCACCGGATAGGAATCTCGTGGTCCAGGAACCTGGACGGTGGCGGGGGGGATTTCGCGGGAACGCTCTTGTGTGTCGAGGCCGAAGCCTACCGCACGGGCTCCCAATTCAAGATCCGCAGCGCGTTCTCGCGGTAGAGCGCCCGCAGCGTCTCATCGGGAAGCTCCAATCCGTAGAGCATCCACCAGCTCTGGCTCGGCAAGTACTCGTCCGCGGATTCGAGCACCTGCCAGAAGATCCGATAGGTAACGGCGGCGCGGCCGCGATCAGTCCCGAAGAGCACACGGTCCTTGTACCGGCTCAGAAACTTCGCCGCGTGGCGCGGCTGCCTCCCCAACTCATAAAGGCGAGCCGACATGTCGAGGTAAAGATTCGGATAGGCGTCCATCGTCTTTGTCAGGGAGGCGAGGTCATGCCCTTGGTTCGAGAGATGGCAGAAGATGAACTTGTTGCCGGGGTGGCGCGCGAGCAGGCGGTCGCGAATCGCGAGGATCCCGGCGTGGGAAGGCACGTTGAAATCGAACTGATTGAAGCGCTGGAATCCAGGGGGCCGTTCCTGGGTATGGTCAGGGGGCTCCCAGGCCGAAGGGTGATCCGCCATGTGGATATTGGCTGGCATGTTGAGTTCCGCCGCCTTCTTCCAAAACAAGTCCAGGCGCGGGTCGTCCGGGTGGAGCCTCTCGGACGGCGAAAGCGCGCGTGTAAAACCGGTCCCTTTGTCGGACAGCTCTCCCAATCCGCGTGCGCCCATGCGGTAGCAGCGCTCGACTTCCGCGGCGGCGCGCTGAGGGTAATCCGGTTTGCCGGTCCCCTCCCTGAGCACACCGGCGAACAGGACAAAGCGTTCGGGGTACGGCTTCAAGTAGAGTTCGACGAGCGCATCGAAGCGCGCGCCTACGGCGCCGGTAAGGACGACAGTCTTCTCGACGCCGACTTCGTCCATCGTCCGCACCCACTCGGCGACCTGCTCGGGCGTCGAGGCGTAGGAATGCGAGTGTACGTCGATGACGGGAAAGCGAGCCTTGGGAATGTCCGTCCTCGGGACGGCGAGCGAGGACTTCGGCTTCCAATCCTTGAGTTGAACCGCACCCGCGCGTTGGACCGCGCCCTCGTTGCCGGGCGGCTGGGCATAGGCGAGCCCAGCGAAGGCAAGGGCTAAGCCGGCGACTGCGGAATGGATTGGGGTTCTGGTCAGCACAACGGCTTCCATTTTACCTCGCGACCCGCCTCCCTCTGCATGAGATATTTACAGACGTCGAGCCAGGGTGAACTGCCCGCGGGGACTCGCTGAACGGCGCCAGGAGACGGTAAGATACGGCTCCGAAATCGGCGCGAAGATCTCTGAACTTGTGCGGAGACCTTGGCAAGAACCACGGCGCGGCTGTTCGAGATTAGTTCGGAACTTAGAATGAAGTCCAAAGTGTCTCCTTACGCCGGCATTGCGGGACGGTGCGGGCAACATCACTGGCGCAGCGGACGTGTTGCCGTACAAAGGCCAGCCAAAGATACTCAGATACTGCGGGGTGGCGCTGTTGCCGAATGTCAACGGAGTTACCCGCGGCACGAGCGATTGTTCACCGTTCGTGTATCATGCCGACGGAACGGGAGTCAGCGCCAATTCCGCCAAGGAAAACGAACCGTTGACGATCTATCTCTGCGGGCTGAGCCAGTTCAGGCGAACTTCGGCGTGCCAAGTATCCCAAGCGGAGTCTGCAGATGCGGGCATGTCCAACTTGAGTATCGGGATCGGCAGGGGCTCGCTATCCGAGAACCTCTTTGTTTCCCGAAACACCTTCCCTTCGACTCGCTTGCGTAGATCCCGCGTGACGACGTCCGGACTGACGACACCGTTCCTATAGCGGCAGCAACTCTTCCCGGGCCGCATCGAACTTCAGCCGCCGCTTCTGCAAGTACGCGATATTCCCCAAGTGCGACGCCTGCGCCGACCGGTGACCGATGTAGACATCGCCGTTGGGGAGCTTACGCGAAGCCACGCAATCGAGGAAGTTCTGCACGTGCTCCACGGTCTGCTCCCTGGGCGACTGCACCACCACGGGCGTGGCGTTGCGGCCCTTTGGCGTGAACTCGAAGCGCTGGCGGGTGATCCACAAGCGGCCCTCGGTGCCGACCATTTCCACCGCCGCTCCGGTGAGGCCCGGAGCGAGAGTCGCTTCGAAGGTCGCGGTCCAGCCGGCTTCCGAGGAATACGGTCCTCCGGGATACTCGAGCAGCACGTTGATCGTATCCGGCGCGGTGCGTCCGTCGCGGTAGTGATAGACGCCGCCGGCGGCCACGGCCGAGTGCGGGTTGTCCTGCTCCATGAACATGTGGACGACGTCGATCCAGTGAGTGAACAGGTCCGTCACCTGGCCGCCGCCGAAATCGAGATAGGCGCGAAAATTCCAGAACTGCTGCGGATCCCAGTCCCGCCACTTCACCGGCCCGAGGAAGCGCGCCCAATCCAGATTCGAGGGCTGAGTGGCCAGCGCCGCCGGGGCCTTCTGCAAGTGGGCGCCGTTGCCGTGCCACCAGGTGCGGGCGAGCGTGATCTTGCCGAGCTTGCCGCTCTTGATGTACTCTTCCTTGGCCTGCCGGTAGTGCGAACCGGAGCGCTGCTGCATGCCGACCTGGCACACGCGGTTGTTCACGCGCGCGGCCTTCACAATGATCGGGCCCTGTTCGATGGTGAGCGTGAGCGGCTTCTCGACATAGACGTCCTTGGCGGCGTTGAGCGCGTCGATGGCTGTGCCGGTGTGCCAATGGTCGGGCGTGGCGATGAGGACGGCGTCGAGGTCGCGGGTCTGGAGCAATTCCTGGTGATTGCGGAAGCCCTTCGCACCGGACGCCCCTTTGTCGTTCGCCTTCTGCATGGCTTCGTCGATGCGGGTGGAGTAGACGTCGCAGATGGCGGTGACGTTCACCTTCTTCGTGTCCTGAAAGATGCCCATCACGTACTTGCCGCGGCCACCCGCGCCGATGAGGCCGAGATTGACCCGGTCGTTCGCGCCGAGCACGCGGCTATAGGACGCGGCCGACATCGAGGCGGCGGTCATCTTCACGAAGTCTCTGCGGTGGACCATACCGGCGATTATACTCGTTATGGATGGCCATTGATTTCGGTACGAACCTTGTCGCGCGGTGGCCGTCGGCCCGCGCCGAGCATGTGACATTGCTCAAGAAGGCCGGCGTTCAAGCGGTCCTGACGGACGCGCCTGACGCGGAGTTCGAGAAGGCGGCGCGGGCGGCCGGCATCGAATACGCGTTGGAGAGCGCAGCCGCGATCCCGGGATCGTTCGGCGACGGGCTGTGGCCGGGAGTGCGGTCCCAGGGCCGCCGCGGCGACGCCGATCTGGCCGGAGCGTCACGAGAGCCTTGGGTGGACGCGAACGGATGGCGCTACGCAGTGGAGCGCGCACTGCATCCGGAGCGGGCGCCGGTGGGCACGTTCGCGCATCGAGACAAAAGCCAGATAGTGCCGTATTCGACTCTGGAAACAGCGCTGATCGAGGCGCGCGTCGATGGCGGAAACTTCGTACTGGACCTGGAGCCGGGGTATCGCGAAGCGCTGCTCAGCGGCGATGCGAAGGCGGCGGCGGCATGGGAGTCGCTGGGCAAAACGGCGGCGTGGCTGAGTGCGAACCGGGCGCTGTTCGCGTATCCGGCGGACCCGACCATTACGGCGCTGGCGGCGGACGGCTTCAGCGAAGAACTGGTGAACCTGTTGTTCCGGCGGAATGCGTCGCCGGCCGTGGCTCCGGCGTCGGCGCCTCCGGAACCGGCGCCGGAGAAGATCCGGGCGCTTGTGGCGGCGGCTCTGCCGTCTTTGCCGCCAAAAGCTTTGGAACACGCGCGCGCCGGCGCGATCGTTGTGACCGATGCCAAGCCGGACCCGGCGTGGAAAGTGCTGCGCGAGGACACGGACCGCATCGTCTACACGGTGGGCAAAGGGCAGGTGGTGGCCTACCGCGAGGAGATTAGCGACCCTAACGAGTTCGCCTTGGACGTGATCGATCTCGTCACGCACCGGCGGCGCTCGTGCCGGTTGTGGAACGCGCTTTCCTCCATCCCGCGGGCGGTGATACCGGGAAGAGGCGAGATGTTGATCTCGGTGATCAACTACGGTTCGGAAACCAACAACGAGATACAGGCGCGCGTGCAAGGGCGATACACGCGCGCCATGCTGCTCCGCCCCGAATCCGAGCCCGTCCCGCTGAAGGTTTCGGGACGGGGATCGATGACGGAGATCTTTTTGCCGGGGCTGCGCCGCGTTGCGGCAGTGCGGTTTTCGGCCTAGGGCCAGCTACCGCGCGATTCCCTCCCCGGCAATTTCGGCGCCTCGCAGAACGAAACGCATCGCGGCGCGATCCGACGTGGACGGGTTGGGCGTGCGATCCTGCACGAGGACGAATAGGAGTGTCATCGGTTGGGCGCCGCCGGTGATCGTGGCGGTTCCGGTGCAGTCGCTATTGACGGAGTACGAACCGGTCCAGAGGCTCGAATCATCTA
This genomic interval carries:
- a CDS encoding TolC family protein; this translates as MTRNPIRLFFALCAAAPFLAAQPDPQRLVPPGDSPLLQSPTFPQQAFFRQYFGKEIPRVDLLPPVRFQDFLIGDKLELSLRSYLELVLANNTDVTIQRLSVERFKNAITRSYGRFDPQFFASFSAIRARQQANSIIQGANVLSTLNQPFAANYSQTLESGTDFQVGFNARKTSTNDAFTTFNPAITSALNVQFSQPLWRNRGSYVNRIPVMIASSRLRRSEYDMKDQLIQILQRAELAYWQVVQMREFLRVQEGSLQVAGEFLKRSQRELELGAISALDIYQPQQNYANAEVRVTQARYQLQQAEDQLRRQMAADLDPEIRNLPIVLTETVQTPSDDRPLDKELYVETAYQKRPDLRAQLQDLDVDDLNYQQAKNALKPDFALTGQFTSNGRGGNFIPRSNNLGTGITLANQLIPGGFGDALNYVFGFDFPTYQMGLQLRLPLRNRAAQADLADAVVSKRLNSLRARNIQQAIRQDVLNAVTRVESSRAGVKLAQVALDFSLKRLDAEQKRYDLGVSTIFLLIQAQQDLISAQAEVVTQSVQYRRDLLNLERVTGNLLESRGVVVE
- the mutL gene encoding DNA mismatch repair endonuclease MutL → MGRIRVLSDVVANKIAAGEVVERPASVVKELLENSLDARARRVRLEIEAGGRRLIRIADDGHGMLRDDALLAFERHATSKLADVKELFSIATLGFRGEALPSIASVSRLTLETRSDDEPTGTVVEFAGGKLLRCDETALATGTTITVRDLFYNVPARRKFLRSEQTELAHIASLVTHYSLAYPEKSFELRHNGNELLAVTPVAKIGERVFQVFGSQTISDLVEIPERIHSIGGTPEERADAFRLRGFVSRPQVQKFNRNSIYLFVNGRLIRDRVLLHALSAAYRNLIPPDAYPFALLFLDCPAEEVDVNVHPSKIEVRFQHSSFVHDFVRDAVREMLVEARPVSTLPLAAPGPQGAAQLPYSEFSQRMMAAPFPNEAPAESAKPPVPEGNLPQFTLRGTTVFTPPKLDFSGGSIPVDAPATPPASPRRGAVPDTHGALPPELYAEAGASLDALRDLRPLGQLHASFILAAGPDGLWIIDQHVAHERVLFEKVLRQMAAGEVEKQQLLMPIVLELTAGQVIEFERLEADLRAIGFEIEPFGPRAIAISATPSDLSAAEVERVLFEILEIADKELRQTSVEEIRANMAASIACRAAIKINMPLDLTKMQWLLAELAATEFPMSCPHGRPIALRYGTREILKGFHRI
- a CDS encoding amidase; the protein is MLDRRTLLLNSLLAGCAAQRTRAAVENVSLTALAAALARGDITSVQLVNAYLERIQSIDRSGPRINSVIEINPDALDIARQRDAGPPRGPLHGLPILIKDNIDTADRMHTTAGSLALIDAPRPERDAPLVKRLRDAGAVILGKTNLSEWANIRSTRSTSGWSGRGGQTRNPHAPERNPSGSSSGSGAAVAASLCAAAVGTETDGSIVSPSSINGIVGIKPTLGLISQEGIIPIAHSQDTAGPMARTVTDAALLLSAMNERGLDFQAGIRKDALRGVRLGVARQFFGGNPDVVRLAERAIELCRRAGAEIVDPVELPQGYGGDEFTVLKYELKADLSAYLAARGGPVASLKQVIEFNERERGREMPHFGQETFIAAEALGGLDSKPYLDALRNSKRMAGRDGIDAAMDQHKLDAIVSPTDGPAWLTDYVNGDHYGNTGCSTPPAVAGYPHVTLPAGLVHGLPVGFSFFGRANTDQLLVNYAVALEAALP
- a CDS encoding amidohydrolase family protein is translated as MLTRTPIHSAVAGLALAFAGLAYAQPPGNEGAVQRAGAVQLKDWKPKSSLAVPRTDIPKARFPVIDVHSHSYASTPEQVAEWVRTMDEVGVEKTVVLTGAVGARFDALVELYLKPYPERFVLFAGVLREGTGKPDYPQRAAAEVERCYRMGARGLGELSDKGTGFTRALSPSERLHPDDPRLDLFWKKAAELNMPANIHMADHPSAWEPPDHTQERPPGFQRFNQFDFNVPSHAGILAIRDRLLARHPGNKFIFCHLSNQGHDLASLTKTMDAYPNLYLDMSARLYELGRQPRHAAKFLSRYKDRVLFGTDRGRAAVTYRIFWQVLESADEYLPSQSWWMLYGLELPDETLRALYRENALRILNWEPVR